A region of the Candidatus Omnitrophota bacterium genome:
ATCTGGAACTTATCGCGAACACTGTGGCCGGAACACCATCCGCACCTTTTATTAAAAGCGGAGAAACTATAACGCGATCGGGTGACTTTTTCAATACCCCCAGCTTCATGTCCTCTATCAAAATTATTCCCCTCTTTAAGAATTCATGATGAGCTCTTCGCCCTTCTCTTCTATATTTCGGAGAGGAAATTGAAATACAATCAAAACCAACCGCCCTCAAAGACGGCATTCTCTTTTTTAAATAGCCCGCGAGTTCTTGGCTGAAATACGGATAATCTTTGTAATATACCGCCTTGGGCCTATTTTTCCCAAAGCTCGTTTTAATCAGCAGTAAATCTGTTTGCTGGTTTAAATTTTTTAAACGGGACTTATTAATTTCTTTCTTTGAACCTAATTTCACGGAAAGCAGCTGAACATTATCAAAGACCCAAAATGGCGCGGAAAAATCAGAAAGAGTCTTGCCTTTTTTTAAAAAATGTGACGGGAGATCTATATGGGTAGAAGCATGATTCGGAAATCTCAAGGAAAGAGTATTGCAAGTATCCCCCTTCTTTATTTCTCTTACGGGTACTATTTTCACCTTATTTTTGCCGCCGTATAGCGGCGTATTCCTGCCCATAAAATAGGACAAGAACATAACATTATCTTTGGCCATGGCCTTCCTTGCGCGAGCGGTGTTCTTTAAAAGCTTTGATTAAATTTTCTGCTGCCTCTATCTCCATTCTTATTCTAGATTCTTTAGCATAGGAACCGATATGCGGAGTCAATATAACATTATCGAGTTCAATTAACGGTCCGTTATAAGGCTCTCGTTCAAAGACATCAAGCGCTGCACCTTGCAGGTGACCACTTTTAATAGCTACAAAAAGAGCCTGTTCATCAACAACTCCCCCACGGGAAAGATTTATGAGCCAGCTTCCTTTCTTCATCATTTTTAACTCTTTCTCACCTATCATATATCCACAAGTATTTGAAACATCCAGATGGAGCGTAAGAATATCTGCCCACTCGAGAATATCTCTAAATTTCATTTGCTTGCAATCTATCGAAAATGTCTTCGGTTCTCTGTCGCAATAAGCCAGTTCCGCGCCAAAAGCGGAAAGCAATTCTCCTGTTTTCTGCCCAATGCGGCCAAAACCTATTATGCCCGTTTTCTTGCCATGAAGAAGATTCCCCATTTGTTTATCCCATATGCCATCCTTAACGGCGGCATTCATTCGGGTGACCTTCCTTAGAAGATTTAGAATCAATCCAACGGCCAATTCTGCTACTGCACTTGTAGGAGCAAAGGGCGTATTAAAAACTTCTATCTCAAGAGATTCAGCTTCTTTAAGATCTACGTTATCCAAACCAACGCCGCAACGG
Encoded here:
- a CDS encoding cyclase family protein; translated protein: MAKDNVMFLSYFMGRNTPLYGGKNKVKIVPVREIKKGDTCNTLSLRFPNHASTHIDLPSHFLKKGKTLSDFSAPFWVFDNVQLLSVKLGSKKEINKSRLKNLNQQTDLLLIKTSFGKNRPKAVYYKDYPYFSQELAGYLKKRMPSLRAVGFDCISISSPKYRREGRRAHHEFLKRGIILIEDMKLGVLKKSPDRVIVSPLLIKGADGVPATVFAISSR
- a CDS encoding phosphoglycerate dehydrogenase, with translation MPNIFISTTSFAKYDDSPLRLLKAGGFDVTRNPYDRKLTAEEITKLAKDAEGIIAGTESLTGEVLRKLKHLKVISRCGVGLDNVDLKEAESLEIEVFNTPFAPTSAVAELAVGLILNLLRKVTRMNAAVKDGIWDKQMGNLLHGKKTGIIGFGRIGQKTGELLSAFGAELAYCDREPKTFSIDCKQMKFRDILEWADILTLHLDVSNTCGYMIGEKELKMMKKGSWLINLSRGGVVDEQALFVAIKSGHLQGAALDVFEREPYNGPLIELDNVILTPHIGSYAKESRIRMEIEAAENLIKAFKEHRSRKEGHGQR